In Lolium rigidum isolate FL_2022 chromosome 3, APGP_CSIRO_Lrig_0.1, whole genome shotgun sequence, the genomic window GTTGCAAATTAGTAAAGATGAAATCCTTGCAAATTGATTTATATACATGTATACCTTGCATCTTTTGGACGAACTCTTGATATGATGTGCGAAAAATGGAATATTGTATCAAGATTCCAAAACTATATCTATTTCTTATTTAATGTTGTTGGCTCTCTTGCATGATATCCCTTTCTAGCATATAACATCTTGTTTCTATTTGTTATAAAATGATTTGCAGCTGAAGAAGCAGGAGATCGTATAAGATGTAGGCTACTGCACTGAGCATCTAAATCTTGCATGAATTTCCCTTTATATTTGTTGCACGTGCAGGTGCAGGCGTGCAGCGTCCTATCTGTTGTAATGATTCTCACATTAGCATGTATATGTTGTATAAACTGTTACCATAAAATTAATTGTAATGCATTTTTCTAATGGACTATCTCCTCTCTCCAGTATTGGTAAACATTCAAGCAAACTATATTATTTTACTGTTTCTGGCTCTTCCTTCACATGTAACTTGTTTTTGCTGGAAAATGACGGATATGAAAATAAATTTAATTGCTTTATGTTTCCTTGCGGTCTGTGATAATACTTAAAAATGTCGACCTGTTGTGCATGATGCCCAGATTTCTTGCTGAAATGTCCATTTATCTGCAAAACGGCCCTGAGATCCGGGACTGGTAAAACATGAGTGTCCAATTTGATTTAGGCTAGATGCACTTGATCAAAGAAAATTGACTTTTATACTAAGGTAACTGAGTATACATGTTTTTTATTTGGATGGCAGATCTTACGCGATATATGAATGAATGTATATATCTGGTATATACAAGTGTACAAATTGTCTATTATTACAGGCCCTCATGACTCAACATTGAGAAAACATGAATGGAACCGAAGTGCTCACTGCATCCACTTCTCACCATTCTCATATGAGTACTCAGCTGTGTGGCCTATCAGGCCTAGACGACTGGCAGCGGCACAAATCACCTCATCGATCATGTTGTGCTAGAATGTAAAGTAGGCGGTGCCGCGAAGCGTGCATGTTCCTCTAGTATCAAAGAAAACAATGACATCAGAAaacaaaaaggaagaagaagaagaagctcatGTTCATCTAGTATCAAAGAAAACGATGAcatcagaaaacaaaacaaaacaaaaacgtaCCTGACCGCCAAGACCGTCTCTCTTGGCTGTCCTCGCCCGCACGCTTCGCTCCACTCAAGAGCATAAATATCTACTTCTTTAGTCTGGTGAACAGGAATTGCTTACTCATGATATAGTGTTCTACAATTACATAGACCAGTATGCAATTGTAGAACACTACATAATGGGTAAACAATTCCTATTCACCAGACTAAAAAAGTGGATATTCGTGCCTGGGAAGGCGTTTCCGCTTAGGCCTCCACTTGCGTGGGGAGCAGCGCCAGGAACCACACAAGGCCCAGCTAGGTAAAGAACGTTGCTCACATTTGGCCATATGCACGCAGTTCTTATATATTTGCACAAAAGGTTTACAGGTAGGTGCACAGGTTAAACTGCATGATCTTTTTAAGCATAGAAAGAGAAGGAGGAAAGGGGTGTATAGATTAAATGTGGTTCcccgcaaaaaagaaaaaaaaaacgtgcCTAGTAGGTTGAATGTTGTTACCCAGGTCACGCCTATGTCCATGGATCACGCCTATTCCCTTTTGCACCAACTTCTCCCTCCGGTTGAGCCAATAAAATTTATGAAATGCATTGCTCTCCTCTGCCTGTCAAGCTTCTCCCTCCAACGGCGAGTTCTTTTTTTAGAACACATGACAAGACCATGATCTCTTCCCTCTTAGTACTTGCTTGCTCTGACACCTGTGTGGCATCTCTTGGATGTGAAGGATCCATAACGGCAATTAGCTGCAAAAATAATGTGGATTTACAAAAGGGAAAACTCAAAAGATTGGGCCTCTTCATATCCTTCGTTTAGTTGTTCTCATCCTAGCGCTGGTAGGAGTTGGCGCTGTGTGTGTATTGCTGTGAAGCATGAGTAAAAAATCGTGTGTGCAATGTAACCTGTGCACAAGGGACAATATCTGCATATATAAGCAGATAACTTGTGAACGAAGAATTGCAGTTGGAGAAACTGAGAGATGCAAATGAATGACTGCATTATCGATTACGATTATAATTGTAACACACATGCTCCAGACAACAGTCTGAAAAGAGGAAAAAGGGAAAAACCCACCAAACTTAGGATACAACAAGTAACACTGTATCGTAACATGGCTAATCTATCCAAACACCAGGGGTATGACAAGACCAAGATTATTCGAAACAAATGGCTCCGTTTGCGCTCTGTTCCAACATATCAAGAGAGGTACGCGCGCTATCAAGGTGTTCATTTCGCGCTGGCGAGCTGGGTGCGGATGAGCTTGGCGGCATCAACCATGGCTTTAAGGGCAGGCATCACCTCGGCGTACTTGCGCGTCTTGAGACCGCAGTCAGGGTTCACCCAAAGGATGTTGGTGTCGAGCACggcaagcatcttgttgacgcgGTCAGCAATCTCCTCTGTGGAGGGGATCCTGGGGGAGTGGATGTCATAGACACCAGGGCCAATGCCAGCTCCGTATGTCACGCCCTCGCGGAAGACAGAGAGGAGCTTCTCATCGGAACGGGAGTTCTCAATGGTGATGACATCGGCATCCATGTTAATGATGGAGTGGATGATATCGTTGAAGTTGGAGTAGCACATGTGGGTGTGGATCTGCCAAGAAAAAGAAGATCAATCAGGGTGATCCTAAGAAAGATTTCTGAATATCTCGTAACATTTAACAAAGATTACCTGAGTGGTGTCTTGTACACCGCAGTTAGTGATTCTGAATGAGTGGACAGCCCAGTCCAAGTAGAACGCATGCTCTGACTTGCGCAGAGGCAGACCCTCTCTTAGAGCAGCCTCGTCGATCTGGATCACCTGCAAATGGCCAAACCATGTTCTTACACATGCCACATGGATGTATTGATGATATGATGAAAAGACAAAGAAAGATGATATACAGACCTGAATACCACCAGCTTCGAGATCCTCAACCTCCTTCTTGATGGCAAGAGCAATCTGGTAGCATGTCTCAAACCTGTGACCAAGTGGCATACCCGTAAGAATGTTAGAACGCATCCACATTTAAGGCTATCAAAACAGATTTAAGAAGCTAGAGAGTAGTATCAACCTTGGCTGGTCATTCCTGACAAAAGACCAGTTGAGGATTGTGACAGGGCCAGTCAACATTCCCTTCATTGGGCGAGGGGTCATGTCCTGGGCCATCTTGGACCAGAAGACCGTCATGGGGTTGGGGCGGCTGACATCACCATAGATAACGGGTGGCTTCACACACCGTGATCCGTAAGATTGCACCCATCCGTTGGCAGTGAATGCAAAACCAGATAATTGCTCAccgaagtactcaaccatgtcattTCTCTGAAAATACATAGAAATTAAGTCACAAAGATGTGCAAAACGCTTCACTTCGAGTGAACAAAATAGACTTTGCTGAAGCAAATATCTGTTTCACTAATCTGTAGGCAAGTATAGCTTCATTTCAGCAAGTCCAACAGAGCATCTTGCAAACTAATCTACAACAAATAATATTAGTAAACGCTTCTCACCTCAGGCTCTCCATGCACAAGCACATCAATGTCAAGCTCCTCTTGGATCTTCACAACCTTGCTAATTTCTTCCTTGATAGCACTGACATATGCTTCCTCAGAGATCCTGCAACGGCACAATTTTTGAGTAAAAGATGCTGAAAATATTACAAGAACAGTATCTATAGAGGCACTCACTTCTTCGCCTTGTACTCACGGCGGACCCTCCTGAGGTCCATTGTCTGAGGGAATGAACCGATTGTGGTTGTCGGAAGGACAGGAAGGTTGAGCTTCTTCTGCTGAGCATCCAGTCTAGCAGAAACAGTGGTGGCACGGCGGTGGTCAGAGCCCTTCAAAGCAGCCGCCTGTAAGAAATGTACTTCATGTTAATTACTGGCACATGTGAACTGTTAATGTGTGCCTATATGACTGAAGCTCAATGAACTTACAGCCCTCTGAACTTCCTCATTGTTCACTCTGGGTGAAGACTTCCTTGAGGCCTGAGCAGCAGCATTGGCTGCAAAGTAAGCCTGCATTTGATAATGTTCATTATTACATTTCAATAAAGTTAACAGTTCCAATTAAAGTGGTGCAAAGCACCAAAGTATagtgaaaaaataaaagaatagcATACCTCATCCTTTTGACCAGCCAAAGCCTTGCCAAGTGCATTCACCTCAACCACCTTTTGGGCAGCAAAAGCGAGCCATGACTTAATCTCACTGTCAAGCTTAGTCTCGTTTACAAGATCAACGGCAGTGTgcatcagtgagcaggaggtggacacCACAAGCTTGTCTGAAAGAATATACTCATAATTGTTGGATGCAGAAAGGAAAGCAATGACAATGGATAACAGATACTGTCTCTGAATCACAATCCAGGACATTTTAGAATCTATGCTAGTAAACATTTCTAGGTTTAACCATCAATCAATATAGAAAAAATGTCAGCATCTACAAGACATTGATATGGCTAGATTTAGGGTTAAATATACTTTATAATAAGTGCTTTGTTTTGTTCGAAGCAACATATTTTCATAATAAGTGATTGTCAAAGTAAAGACTGTCGATATTGAAAACAACCTAACTTGTGAGCCATAGGTAGCGAATAATAAATGTATGGTTCTATGTTTACCCTTGCCAACAACAGACTCAAGAGACTGAAGAGTGCTGAGAGATGCAGCAAGATCATCAGCCCAAATGTTCCGTCCATCTACAACACCAGCAAACAAGTACTTTCCAGAAGGGAAACCcgcgctcttgacaagatcaagtgTCTTAGTTCCACGGACAAGATCAAAACCATAGGCGGTCACACCACACAATGATGTGAGGGTCCTGTGGTTACAAAAGTATTAGTGTATTGTTGTGAAACATATACAGTGGCAAGGAGAATTAATTAGGACTAGAGAATATACTTGTAGGACTCAGCAGGAACATCAGCGAAGTATGTCTCAACAAGTACATTCAATCCAGAGAGTGCCGACTCGAGTTCAGCATATGCCGAAGAGAATGCGGCCAATTCGTGAGCAGCAAGGTCCTTAACAAGGGTGGGCTCGTCAAACTGAATCCATGAAGCACCAGCTGCCTTCAGCTCAGAAATAACCTCCCTGCAGTTATATAATAGGCGGAATTATGAACTGAAGATTAAAGCTACAACAAAATAAGTTGCTTGCTTTAGTCGATGCTTACTTGTAGATGGGAAGAATGCTACCAAGGAGTGAAAGAAGGGAGAATGATTTCTCCACACCCTTCGCTGCCTTAGAGAGCAGCAAGTATGAAACTGGTCCAACAAGCACTGGAACAGTGTCAACGCCAAGCTGCATGGAAGTAGGAACATTTAGCAGGTAGACACCATCATTTACGTAATACAAAAAGGCTGGCAAGCTACTTCTTTTCCAGGGTAAATATTATCATCACTGAATAGATCTAGAGAGGGTCCTACTGTACCATTATGCAATACAGAACAAGAGGATAATTCTATGCTGGGTCTGTTCTACAGAAATTAATCAGCAGTTAAGCAAGCAGAACGTTAAGTAAAGCACCAATTTAAGATAATGAAATCATAAACTTTTCATAATCCATTCCATCGAGATCTTACAATATTGTTGCAAAATGTGCTTTCTGAAAACAACGTGAAGTAAAGCACCAATTTAAGATCCTTAAACTGAAGTTTCATATTTTGTCAAGTATGCAGACAGAATGCATCATTCTCTGCACGATAGCAAAATATGTATGTTCCGGGACTATCCCTTTTCACTGTCAAGTATAGGTGGCAAAATCAACTAGTAATTGTTTAATTGCATTGTCGATATGCCATATGGATAGGCAAGAGACGTAATCTACTGCATCCAAGTGTCATTAAAGACTCTATTTTAACCAAAGAACATCAAACAATTAGAGTAGACCATGTGATTCAGTTACAAAAGCTAGACAGACTAAACTAGGACTCTATGTGAAATTGGTTTAGATAGCAAGCACGGATATAGTAGTATAGCCGTATAGGTCagaagctctttttttttttgtactaCTGTATCATACATGTAAGCAAACTACTATGAAATGGTGATATggactaaactaaaattgaccgaGGCAATGCTGTGGTTGAGGCAACATACCGCCTTAGCCTCCTTGTATTCAGAGACAGCCTTGTGTGAAGCATATGAGAACTTGGTTTGTGGGCCCAATTCGGGTACAATGAAGTGGCTGCAAAAAAAAGCAAGACAGTAAGCAAAAGTGTATGGGCAATACGCACTACAAAATCACATCTGGTAACTGGTAAGCTCCAAGAGATGCAGATTGGCCTTACTAGTTGGTGTCAAACCACTTGGTCATCTCCATAGCAGGGACAGTGGCATTGCCTCTGGCCATTGAGAAGTAGGTGTCATGACCAATCTCGCCGCCAGTCCAAGAGTAGCGGTCGGGGACAGCACCGAGCATGGCAGTTGTGTCAAGCACCTGGTCATAGTATGAGAAGGTGTTGCTGGGAATGTACTTGATCCCAGCTTCTGACATCTGCTTCCAGATGCTGGCCCTGAGGTCGGCGGCAACCTTCTCCAAATCCTCGGCGGTGCTCTTCTTGTCCCAGAAAGACTCCAAGGCAAACTTGAGCTCCCTCTTGGGGCCCATGCGAGGGTATCCAACAATATGGGACGCCATCGTTCTAAAcagttgaaaaataaaaaaatcaattaATTTGCTGGAACAGTGGCAGAGTAATCGATTGACTTTTACCATGAAGAACCTTTACAAAATATATTGACCGAAAACTCCCAAATATGTTTCGCAAAATGAGTAATCAACTTAGTTTCGCAAAATTCTAACGACAGGATGAGCTCCTCCTGTAGGATGAAGAGGCTTAAGAAATACCTTCTGCTAATCAGGGACACTTTAAACCGAAAATGTTTGGCCGTGCCATGAAGGCAGGCTACATGCACTACAGATCTCCATTTAGGATCCAACCAAACCTTCCCCTGGTGAGGGTACAGGAGAGCCGAGATCGGTCGGAGCGAAAGCACGGCCCCTCTCAGGCACGAGATCAGCATACTACAAATGACATTCAGAGCAGCGGATAGCTCGAATCAAAAATGTCTCAGGAGCAGGACAAGGACAGTTAACTGAATTGTCGTACATAAAACATGCCACGTGAATGGAAATAGTCAGGAAATAGATTGATCAGATATAATGATATAAAATTCAGTCATCCTTGGAGTCTGACAGGTCAGGCGCATGGCCAGTGCAACCTCAGATCGTATTCGTGTACCGAAAACAACCAAAATATAAATAGCTAAACGTAACGGCAGATCTGATGGAAGGAACCTTAACCACCCTGTACCGATCTCAGATCCAACGAGCCATTTCGGGCGGGACCAAATGATCGGATC contains:
- the LOC124703896 gene encoding 5-methyltetrahydropteroyltriglutamate--homocysteine methyltransferase 1, with translation MASHIVGYPRMGPKRELKFALESFWDKKSTAEDLEKVAADLRASIWKQMSEAGIKYIPSNTFSYYDQVLDTTAMLGAVPDRYSWTGGEIGHDTYFSMARGNATVPAMEMTKWFDTNYHFIVPELGPQTKFSYASHKAVSEYKEAKALGVDTVPVLVGPVSYLLLSKAAKGVEKSFSLLSLLGSILPIYKEVISELKAAGASWIQFDEPTLVKDLAAHELAAFSSAYAELESALSGLNVLVETYFADVPAESYKTLTSLCGVTAYGFDLVRGTKTLDLVKSAGFPSGKYLFAGVVDGRNIWADDLAASLSTLQSLESVVGKDKLVVSTSCSLMHTAVDLVNETKLDSEIKSWLAFAAQKVVEVNALGKALAGQKDEAYFAANAAAQASRKSSPRVNNEEVQRAAAALKGSDHRRATTVSARLDAQQKKLNLPVLPTTTIGSFPQTMDLRRVRREYKAKKISEEAYVSAIKEEISKVVKIQEELDIDVLVHGEPERNDMVEYFGEQLSGFAFTANGWVQSYGSRCVKPPVIYGDVSRPNPMTVFWSKMAQDMTPRPMKGMLTGPVTILNWSFVRNDQPRFETCYQIALAIKKEVEDLEAGGIQVIQIDEAALREGLPLRKSEHAFYLDWAVHSFRITNCGVQDTTQIHTHMCYSNFNDIIHSIINMDADVITIENSRSDEKLLSVFREGVTYGAGIGPGVYDIHSPRIPSTEEIADRVNKMLAVLDTNILWVNPDCGLKTRKYAEVMPALKAMVDAAKLIRTQLASAK